One window of Watersipora subatra chromosome 3, tzWatSuba1.1, whole genome shotgun sequence genomic DNA carries:
- the LOC137391170 gene encoding target of EGR1 protein 1-like — MKYIPILDVHVGNAVAVWPSITYAMNTAQFIAIDLELSGLGDRSKLASKCLEDRYAEIASAAKSRSIISLGISCFRARKDKVPESRTQEFMIQTYNVLALCSQPFTVEPQALKFLIQHGFDFNKQYQLGLPYKKAGEDHAELEGCSLNNLFFALSAARKPIILHNGLVDLVFLYGNLYLELPPKLLTFLADVEDLFPAGIYDTKYLAEYHVRLKASYLQYVFQSCLKWNEDNNEPIKLEFPKQTTRNEDLYHVPLSEGIKEGDSWKTLRVCQQYAAHGWCKKGSECVESHDVSLIVSNDRLHRVSLKNKKRRLRLKERKKQRRLAKAANSDEDIECEESSRDVINLAMRGEGDDTAQTNGSGSEIDTASKTHRYSENTQKCHRAGVDAFMTGLSYAVFSLQLVESSQNTNELANKLYLSGKNLPLQVTKGNFGKLSAGHALKSQLNSIARS, encoded by the exons ATGAAATATATTCCAATACTTGACGTTCACGTTGGCAATGCTGTTGCTGTGTGGCCCTCGATAACCTATGCCATGAATACTGCTCAGTTTATTGCCATCGACTTG GAGTTGAGTGGTCTTGGTGACAGGTCTAAATTGGCCAGCAA GTGCCTTGAAGATCGCTATGCAGAGATTGCTAGTGCAGCGAAAAGTCGGTCAATAATTTCTTTGGGAATATCATGCTTCCGGGCACGAAAGGACAAG GTTCCTGAGAGCCGGACTCAAGAATTCATGATTCAGACATACAATGTTCTTGCGCTCTGTTCACAACCATTTACTGTTGAGCCACAGGCCCTCAAATTTCTCATCCAACATGGTTTCGATTTCAACAAGCAGTACCAATTAGGGCTTCCTTATAAAAAAGCGGGTGAAGACCATGCA GAATTGGAGGGTTGTTCTCTCAATAATTTATTCTTTGCTCTTTCTGCTGCCCGCAAACCTATTATTCTTCACAATGGACTTGTTGACTTGGTATTTCTCTATGGTAATCTTTATCTCGAGCTACCTCCCAAGCTTTTGACATTCCTCGCCGACGTGGAGGACCTGTTTCCAGCTGGAATATATGACACCAAGTATCTGGCAGAGTATCATGTGAGACTGAAGGCGAGCTACCTGCAATATGTATTCCAGAGCTG TCTCAAATGGAATGAAGACAATAACGAGCCCATAAAACTAGAGTTTCCAAAGCAGACAACTAGGAATGAAGACTTGTACCATGTACCGCTGAGTGAAGGTATCAAGGAAGGAGACTCCTGGAAAACTCTCAGAGTTTGCCAACAATACGCT GCTCATGGATGGTGTAAAAAAGGAAGTGAATGTGTAGAGTCTCACGACGTCTCTCTCATCGTTAGTAATGATAGATTGCACAGAGTTTCTCTCAAGAACAAAAAGCGTAGACTTAGGCTAAAGGAACGCAAGAAGCAGCGCAGATTGGCGAAAGCCGCCAACAGTGATGAAGATATTGAGTGTGAAGAGTCTAGCAGGGATGTTATTAATTTGGCTATGAGAGGGGAGGGTGATGATACCGCTCAGACTAATGGTAGTGGGAGCGAAATTGACACCGCTAGTAAAACTCACCGATATTCGGAGAATACTCAAAAGTGTCACAGGGCAGGAGTTGACGCATTCATGACTGGCTTGAGCTATGCAGTATTCTCTCTTCAACTAGTGGAGAGTTCACAGAACACAAATGAATTGGCTAATAAATTGTATCTCAGTGGAAAAAATCTTCCTCTGCAGGTAACTAAAGGGAACTTCGGCAAACTTTCAGCCGGCCATGCTCTCAAGTCGCAGCTAAACTCTATTGCCAGAAGCTGA